The window GAAAcgaggggctgggggaggggagttggGGGCCTTTGgggggtggcccctccccctcaccGGCCTTGGCTGCCTCTTCTTCTTCCCTTCAGTCCCTGCCTGGATTTCTTCCCCATCAGCGGCTCATTTGAGGCCAACCCTCCGTTCTGTGAGGAGCTGATGGATGCCATGGTCTCTCACTTCGaggtatgcccccccccccagcgttgCTTTGCTTTGGGACCACAGTGGCTTGGGAGGGGTTTTGCTGCCCCACACTGTGACGCCCAGTGGCTGGTTGTGGACGAGGTGGTTCCTTCTCCCCACGTCTTAGAAACTGCTGGAAACCTCGAGTGAGCCGCTGTCCTTCATCGTCTTCATCCCCGAGTGGCGGGACCCCCCCACCCCGGCACTGACACGCATGGAGCAGAGCAAGTTCAAGCGGCAGCAGCTCATCCTGCCCGCCTTCGACCACGAGTACCGCAGTGGTTCCCAGCACGTGTGCAAAAAGTAAGCCAAGAGGTGCCCCCGCCCTCCTGCCAGGATGCCTGCATCTCGGAAGGGAAAGGCCGCCTGCCCTCTCCCTCCTGAGCGTTCCTCAGCGGGCCTTTCTTTTGACTGGCTCCTTTGGGCTCCTTGTGAAAATCTCCCTCTTGTGCCCTGCTGAGAGAAGCAGCACCCTggaagccgcccccccccccaggcctctgCCGTCTCCTCATTCTCCACAAACAccctggcttgggggggggggggggtcatctgaCAAAAATCAAAGGCCGGTTAGTCCAGGGTGGGCAGGATGCTGAACTTGGGGCTTTGTGTAATTGTCCTGTGGACATTGTTGGGCATATTGTGATGGGTCCCAGTGCCAGAGCCACTCTCCTGCCCAGGTTCTTGGCTGGTCCAAATTCTTCCCCTTCTGCACTGGTCCCTACAGCAATCCCATTATGATCTCCAGCCATGCTCcctgattcccccccctcccccaattcggAGATTTCAGGGACCGAGCTGCCACGTGTGCACTTTCTGGCTGTTCTTGCCTGGTGgctcctggggcagtggggggaagaggagggtTAAGGCTCAGGGTGGATCTTGAGCTATTGTCTTCTGTTGCAGGGAGGAAATGTACTACAAAGCGGTCCACAACACGGCCATCCTCTTCTTGCAAAACAACCCTGGGTTTGCCAAGTGGGAGCCCACCTCTGAGCGGCTGCAGGAGCTCCTAACGGCCTATAAACACTCAGGGCGGACCCTTGCCGCcccatcttcctcctcttcctcctcctctgctccagACAATGATCGAGATGCAGTTCGGGAGCAGAGCACCAGTCGCGAGACCACCCCCAATTAACAGCCAGCTGGCTGGGCTgacagactggggggggggggagagtgcccCGCTGGAGATGAAGCCTGGCGGAGCAGCATGCACCTGCTTCTCCACTGCTGCAAGCCCTTGGTGGAGAACATCGAGCCTTGGAGCCACACCACAGGACCCAGAGCAGGCGCCTGCTGCTCCCTCCCTGAAGGAGCGCACAAGAGCTGTGGCAGAGGGTACAGACAGCAGCCTAAGTGGGCCAGGCAACCAGAATGAGGCCTGAGGGGGTTGGGGGCAAAGCCCTGGCTCTCAGCACTGCAGCAGGAACTGGGACTACTTTTGcctgggagagggggggggagtagggCTGTGCTGCGCACTGTGGTGGCTCTGGCCCAGCCCAGCTGTGTTTATAATGTAAATATGTGTCAGTGTGATAACTCAGCTCCGCACAGGCCATCTTGTTGCCTTTCTCTTGTTTCTTGCCCAAGCGTTCCAGTTGCGTGTTCTCACTGATGCCGTTTACTGTAAACCAGAGCAAAGGCGTTCAAGTGTGTGTCTGCAGAAGTCTTGGCCGCCATTTTGTAGTTGTCATGATTTCTACCTGAAGCCCCAGCCTGTCTTGGAGGcccttgggttttgttttttttaaggatttaATTTAACAGCACTAACCATTTTATTACTTCTATCAAAAGTGCAAAGGAAAGTCTATTTTTGATTTCACTTCCTAGTTCTTAGGAACATTAAAAACCAGCATTACATTGCCTCCCTGGCCTGGGTGCATTTAATCCTCAGCTTTGGTCTGTGTTGGGTCGGGCCTCAGTTTCAGAACGGAAATCCCTACCGGGACAATCTCTTGCAGGGGGCCAAGAGTTGCTGCCGTGAATGAAATAGACCCTCCTGTGTGAATCTGACTTGTGTGGGGCGGGAGAGAGGAGGGGTTTATTCCTGTTCCTTGAACGGGGCAGATCTGTTTGGAATGCTGCTCCGAGAAACCTTAACCTGCTTGGCTTCCCCTCCTCTgtgcttttctccttcccatgGGCCTGACTGTGGCGTTGCTGACTGCTGCCTGGACTTGCACCCCAGTAGCACCACAGATAAGTCACAGCCCAGACTTTGGGACACCCTCCGCTCCGCCCGTCCGTCCGTCTCTAAGCCCATTACCACTGAGATGCGCAAGAGGTTTTGGAGCTGCCTTCTCCCCCAACCCCTCTAAAATACACTGGGGGCTTTACAGGGGATAGCAAAGCCACAGGGGGCAGTCTCCTGATGAGTGAATGGTTGCAAGAAAGTGACGGCAGCCGGATGCAGCCGTCAGCCACAATAGGGTGTTCCGGTACAGGAATGTAGCTGATGCCCGGCAGTCCTGTAGGAGCACTGCAGAAATTCAGGCTGTGGCCGCTGTCTGTTTCCTTCATTTAAACCTTGCTTTTCTTCTGCTTAAACTTTATTCTCGCAAGGACACTCTGATGGAGGCCAGGCTGAGGGTATACGAGTGCCCCGTTGCCCACCCTTCTTTGCAGAGCAGGAATTCATACCTGgtgtctgccagatcctagtccagccttTTAAAGACTAGTGCACACTGGCTCTCTAGACCGAAATCCACTTCCGGAGAGTGTTTGCCCTCCCTTTTCATTGTCCTTTGGCTGTAACGAGGAGTGCCAGAGCAGTACCTGTTGCAGTCTCATCAAATGGCGGAGGGGAAAGAATAAtattttgaggggcaggaagtggACTGGCAGAGCCACAGTGCCTCAAGTAGGATCACATTCAGACGTTGCAAAAGGAATATACTGCGTTGGAGACGGGAACGTGTAGCCTGTTTGGACCACAGCGACAGTTTCTGGCTCTGCAGTGCGAAGACGCAATCCTGCCCTTGGCAATTTGCGGTTCTGGTCAGCAGCCACGCTTGGCCCCCTCTGCCAGGCCGCCTGCCCCTCCTGTTGCCCGCGCTGGAACAGCCAAGCCTTCGGAAGGCGCTGCCCTGCGAGTGGGCAAGATCCGCAAGGCCCTCCGGGCCCGGGCTCTGGTCTGGGGGccaccggggcgggggggggggcggcgttctgcagaatgtgcaaaaggGGCGCGCGGGGGGAGGCGGGCTCCAGTGAGCCGGACCCGCCCAGAGGGGGAGGGCTCTTGCGCGGGGGGTCTCGCCTGCCCCGCTCTCTGCCCCGCTGGCTGCGCTCCGCTCTCCGCGGGGCCTTCCCGTCTCTCAATCCCGGCGCCAGGCGGCAGCAGGAGCTTCGCGGGCAAGGGCGCAGGAGCCGCGTCCGCTCCGCCGGCCCCTTGGCGCTCCAGCcccggcgggcgggcggcggcggcgcttcCTCCGGCTCGGCCAGGGTTGCCGCGGCAACGGCGGGGCGGGTGCCCGCGGCCTGCGCGTGCCTGGCGGGCCGAACTGCTGCGGAGCCGCTGGGGAGGGCGCGCGGGCCGGGCCGCGCAGTCCAGCCGACTCGGGGCTCCTGCGGGCGGGCGGCCGCCCTCCCCGCCGCCGGGGCTTCCCTCGGGGCCGGCGGCGCCCCCAGCCAGCGCCCAGCGGCTGCGCCTGCGAGGCCCCGATCCGCGCGCCCTGGGCTGAGCCGGGAGCCGGGCCGGACCTCGCAGCCCAGGTGAGAGGGGCGCGGGGGGTCCCTGGTCCCTGCCGGGGGCGCGCTGGCCGTGCTGTCGCGGGGGCGCTTGGCTGCCTATCGGGGGCGCGGGCGGGTGCCCGGCTCCGAGCGTGCAGCAGGTGCCTGCCCGGGGCGGGGGGCCGAGGAGCCGTGCTGGGCAGCCGGGCTGTGGCTGAGCCGTCGGCTGGCGGCtgacctctctctcctcctcctcctcctcctcctcctcgtccccCTGCCAGACCTCCCCCTCCCGCCTGGGCCGCCATGTCCCTCAGCCGGGGCAAGCCGGGGGGCTCCCCGCCGCTGGTCTTCGCCGCGCCGGAGATGGAGTGCAAGATCTGCTACGAGGCCTTCGACGGCCACGCCCGCCGGcccaagctgctgccctgccagcATGGGATGTGTGCCAGGTGCCTGCGCAAGATGGCCGACGTAGGCGACTCTCCCGGGTGCCTCAGCTGCCCCTTCTGCCGCCAGGAGACCCTCTTGCCTGACCAGGACGTGGGCCAGCTCCCGGATGACGGGCGAGCGCTGGCCCTGCTGAGCTGCCGAGAGCGGGCCCGCAAACAGGGCCACCCGGCCCTCTCCCCTCCGGAGGTGCTCCTGTGCCCTGGCGTCCTGGAGCCCTTTGGGGAGGGCAGGCACGGCTCCTCTGACTGCCTGGTCATTACCCTCCTGGAGATGCCCGAGGACTTGGCAGCCCCCGAGGGGGTGGGGCTCCTGGATGTGATGCGGCTCTATCGCCCCCCCAGCTTGGCCTCGCTACCTTGCCACGGCCCCCTGGCCAAGTGCCAGGCGTGCAGCGCCCGCCACACCGTCCCCCGCTTCCTCGTGGGCGTGCTTTGCCTGGTGTATTTCAGCTCCCTGCCCTTGGGCATCTATCTCCTCCTCGTGGAACGCCTCAGCCTGGGCATCGTTCTCGTGAGCCTCGTGCCCTCCACACTCATCCTCTGCATCTTCTACAGCCTCTGCCAGTGCTTGCGCCATGAAATCCTTGACTTCCCCTCTTGAACCGCCTGGCCTGCCTGACACGGGCTGGGGCTCTGCAGGACTCCAAGGCCCAGCGCCTCCTGCGGGGCTGGTCCAGGGGCACTCTTGCCTGCTCCCGTGGCTGGCCCAGCTTCACACTCCTCCAGTGCTCCCGGCAGTGGCTGCTTGGACCTGGATGCAACTGACCCGCGGGGCACCTTCAGCCACAGAGGAGGGCCTGCGCTCCCAGCGGGAAATTGGGGCTGTGCCATCATCTGGGAAGAAGAGATTCCTAGCCCCGTAATGCTGCAGCCACCCAGTCTTGAGGTCTGGTAGCGTGGAGGCTTGCTACTGTCTGAATGTACGTTGCCTTTCCTCTGAGAGCTCCTGGTTCCGTTTGCCACACTCTCCTCTCCAcaataagccccccccccagccgcccTTTAGTCCACATGGGCAAAGACAAAAATGCTTGAGTATTCTTTGACAGGGTCGCCCAAACCTCGTTTGGCAGGTTGTGCAGGGTcagtgctcagcagcagcagcagcaccaaatAACGTTGGCAGTGTGCTTCTGAAGCCAGGCCAAAGGAAGGCCCCTCGCCTCGGTGCCACGCCTGTGGGCTTCTTGCTAGTGCCCACCTACCTCTCctggaaacgggggggggggggcgctttgctCAGATCCAGAATGGTGGCTCTGAAGGGTGTGTGTTCTTTGCACATCACACAAGTAGGAGCCGATGATTCTCGGGCACAGCTGACGCCCTGCCACCCGCAGAACCGGAAGTGGTCGGGCTGCTGATGGGACAGGCAAGGAGGGGGGGCCACACTAATGCAGAGTCAGTACGGAGAAGAAAACGGGTGGGGtacgtgggggtggggggggatttACATTCCGCAGGAACATCCCAGTGCGTTTGCACGCTGGTTTATCCGATCAAAATATACATTGAAGTTACGTTAAAATTGCAAAGAATACGAAAAGAAAGACTGCAGTGTGATTTCGATGGAATCTCAGCTTCTAAAAAGGATTTTCGAGAAAGACGTAATCTGACCCACGGTAGAAGCTCTTCCTCACAGAGACCAGGCTCTTTACGCGCACTTCGTAGCTTTCAAATAAACATGAAATTTCCAAAGTGTAAGGAATAAAGAACGTGACCAACCTTTAAAACAACCTTGTCTAAGGATGTTCCCGCTATTATAAGGTGTAAAACATTTGGCTACTGTACAGGGAGATGGGCAGTGCGCTCCTGCGGTCCGCCGTGGCGCTGGTGCACCTGCATCTGCATACCTGTGGCACTGCTTGTGTGTTCCCTGAGGACTGTCCCAGGAGAGCTACGCTGGTGGCCGAGCCCAGCAAGGCCCAGTTGGGCCGCAGGTGGGAGCACATGCCCTGACATTCCCTGACCTCACCAGCTTCCCCACTCCCAGTGGCCACGCCGCCCCGAAGACGGGCACGTGAATGGCAAGCAAAGGTACAGCTGATGCGTGGGCCACGATCCCTGCTGCCCTTCGacacctccccctccctgccagagAGCAGCAGGCAGGTGGGAACCACGTGCCCCCATGGACACAGCACCCACGTGGAGGCGAATGGTTGGAGAGAAGCCATCATGAACAAGTCCCGGTTCTGGGGTAGCAGACCCTGCAACTGTCCAGGCAAGTCACGGATCTGCAGCTCCTCTGCTGGCGGCACCTACCTGCCCCACGTGGCCCAGGTAGCTGGTCGTGCAGGGGGCTGTGCCATGGCGGCGCCTGCAGTCCTGCAACTCCCTCCCATGCTGACATCGTACAGCCCACTGGACAAAGGTGTCCTTCCCCAGCCAGCCGTGCACATGTAGGTGAGAGGGGGTGGTCTGCCCCCTGCTCCCAACTCTCTGCCGCTGCAAAGGATCTCCCTGTGCAGATGAGGGGGCTGTGCTGGTGAGAACCTCTCAGTCATGCCCTGCTGGAGAGGAGCTCACAGCAGTCCTGCTCTGGCGGGTGCCGCCACTGCTGCTGGCTGGTTTCCTCCCCATGCCAGCGCGAAAGGGCCACTCACCACAACTGAAAGGACCCTCCGGAGATGGTGAGTGGAGAGAGACGGCGGGgcgaggggggaggctcatccgGCTTGGGCGACCCAGCAAGTACCACGCAGGAGCTGGTGCGTGCTTGCACCACCACACCCCCTTGCAAATCCCGGGCGCAAAGGCCATCTGCCTTGCTAGAgcctcagcggtgtggagggggTTGACAGGTCTTCCCTGCACACGGCAAGTCTTCATGTCCCGCCCCATTTGCTGTGCTGCCACGTGAGGAGTGTCAGGCAGGATGATGGTGGCAGGCGGCGTCCCCTACTGGAACGATGGACTCCTGCTCTGTTCTGGGGCCAAGCCACCCCATGGGGCAGAGGTGCTTTCTGAATCTCTGGGGCCACCACTTCCCTGGTGGCCCAGGGCTGGAGACTATCCCTGGAGATGTGCTGTGGGGCTGCCCATGGAGGGGAGCTACTGTTGGCCATGGGCAAACAAACAGGCGAGGAGAGAGTAGTCGTTAGACACAGACCTTATTGAACTGCCGAAAGCGAAGAGGATGTCTGGCTACGTGTTGCCAACTCCCTTGGGCCAGGATGGGAGCTGCGCCTCTTTGCGCTGCAGTCGGTGCCGTGGGAGCCATTCCTGATGGTGTCTTCTCAGGAGTGGGGTTGAGTTGttgagctgtgggctg of the Eublepharis macularius isolate TG4126 chromosome 5, MPM_Emac_v1.0, whole genome shotgun sequence genome contains:
- the LOC129330890 gene encoding E3 ubiquitin-protein ligase RNF182-like, producing the protein MSLSRGKPGGSPPLVFAAPEMECKICYEAFDGHARRPKLLPCQHGMCARCLRKMADVGDSPGCLSCPFCRQETLLPDQDVGQLPDDGRALALLSCRERARKQGHPALSPPEVLLCPGVLEPFGEGRHGSSDCLVITLLEMPEDLAAPEGVGLLDVMRLYRPPSLASLPCHGPLAKCQACSARHTVPRFLVGVLCLVYFSSLPLGIYLLLVERLSLGIVLVSLVPSTLILCIFYSLCQCLRHEILDFPS